The following are from one region of the Jeongeupia sp. USM3 genome:
- a CDS encoding translocation/assembly module TamB domain-containing protein yields the protein MDHVDMDHDAPPPPTDQAPPPKPKPRRSVLRWLVWGVLGTVLLLVGLVAGGLAWIDSAAGHRWLVERVNASGVARLKSIDGSLWRGLTIDGLVVDTASVTVRLDRGYLEWTPEALLARRVSLARLELGHLDIATKPSPPHQPPSPPPTSLKLPVAIDVDAASLQRFTLAGSPVDLTNVRLNLHSDGTTHRLDLQQLDTPRGRVKAQLSLGGQAPFAVSGRLGYAGMIEERKLESELDLSGSLRDLGLVGAVKGENVGIDLDSRLDVFAPYAYAMLKAAKLKAHGVNPAALQPGLPKALLDVDLALTPSTGKLAAGRLSLKNGLPGPANAERIPLTSLAADFTLSESHLDLTSLLASLPGGGELRGRGRFRADQLDATIDIAGLDLSQLVQQQPRSRLAGQILLKGPYAAPDVRARLDDPTYKASLTADLGWIRPKTERRLAVRTAELKRGNSTLALKGEFGFEREDFIAEARLSNVNPAEFAAVPAGRISGRVDAKGALKPALAATLHYELAQSTFNNRPLSGKGELALSETRLKHADLWLALGSNRVAAKGALGAAGDKLDLQLGLNNLGEIGAGFAGRVQGTAQLLGTFKRPLIKTALEVNALATPFGVKLARGTVDGQLYADLNSPLRFDVALSGLEGFDARIAQLKLDVDGTRGAHAIRLAAAGQYRDEPIGLDLAASGGLDPQWQWRGKLTRLDGRAMLPIALQSPLDATFGAARVELGSTSLAVGESRLRLGRLSWQPGRLDTDGVFEKLVVGELLKLGQIKTVQGDLVLNGQWRLAQGATLDGELALNRVGGDIRVPATERSPAQPLQLDQLALRVLARQSALTLDGQVRSSRFGQIALSGDSRVDAPNWQLAMGAPLALRATGRLPDLAKISPLISDSLQLKGAIDFDVSRSGPVSQGVLAGSINGDGLSIRDGATGVSLQDGKVRIRLTQSQVLLDTFTFKGGKGELSATGRVDLNDSGADAAATIVARQLTLINKPDMLLVVSGKGDVRYGKEGLSVSGNLKADHGDIRYSSTDVPHLSDDVVIVGQKKEAGKPLPLANLQFEVDLGDDFRFRGYGLEAQLSGLLRLKTTPNQSLQGFGTVKVEEGTYRAYGQKLAIERGIVSFSGQLDNPGLDILAVREGLSVEAGVQVKGSALNPRVTLYSDPVVPDNEKLSWLLFGHGTDSMDKGDSAVLLQLLNAALSSGEPGQSFSDELLGNLGIDEVGVASDTMEDGTTTQVVTVSKRLNRWLTLGLDKSVNGLRDAVRFTVQMSRRWSFVTRVGTDESTFDAKYSINFDSIFGDDKPATKQGN from the coding sequence ATGGACCACGTCGATATGGACCACGACGCGCCACCGCCGCCGACAGACCAGGCACCGCCGCCCAAGCCCAAGCCCAGGCGCAGCGTGCTGCGCTGGTTGGTCTGGGGCGTGCTCGGCACCGTGCTGCTGCTGGTCGGGCTCGTGGCAGGCGGCCTCGCCTGGATCGACAGCGCCGCCGGCCACCGCTGGCTGGTCGAACGGGTCAATGCCAGCGGCGTGGCCAGACTCAAGTCGATCGACGGCTCGCTGTGGCGCGGCCTGACCATTGACGGCCTGGTCGTTGATACCGCATCGGTGACGGTCAGACTCGACCGCGGCTACCTCGAATGGACACCCGAGGCGCTGCTGGCGCGGCGGGTATCGCTTGCACGACTCGAACTCGGTCATCTCGATATCGCGACCAAGCCCTCGCCGCCGCACCAGCCGCCGTCGCCACCGCCGACGTCGCTGAAGCTGCCGGTCGCGATCGACGTCGACGCCGCGAGCCTGCAACGGTTCACGCTCGCCGGCTCGCCGGTCGACCTGACGAATGTGCGGCTGAACCTGCACAGCGACGGCACGACGCATCGGCTCGACCTGCAGCAGCTCGACACGCCGCGCGGCCGGGTCAAGGCTCAGCTGTCGCTCGGCGGCCAGGCGCCGTTTGCCGTCAGCGGCCGGCTTGGCTACGCCGGCATGATCGAAGAGCGCAAGCTGGAGAGCGAGTTGGATCTGAGCGGCTCGTTGCGCGACCTCGGCCTGGTCGGTGCGGTCAAGGGCGAGAACGTCGGCATCGACCTCGACAGCCGGCTCGACGTGTTCGCACCGTATGCCTACGCGATGTTGAAGGCGGCGAAGCTGAAGGCGCACGGTGTCAATCCTGCGGCATTGCAGCCGGGCCTGCCGAAGGCGCTGCTCGACGTCGATCTGGCGCTGACGCCGAGCACCGGCAAGCTCGCCGCAGGGCGGCTGTCGCTGAAAAACGGCCTGCCCGGGCCGGCCAACGCCGAGCGCATCCCGCTGACGTCGCTGGCTGCCGATTTCACGCTCAGCGAGTCGCACCTCGACCTGACGTCGCTGCTTGCGTCGCTTCCGGGCGGCGGCGAGCTCAGGGGGCGCGGGCGCTTCCGCGCCGACCAGCTCGACGCGACGATAGACATCGCCGGTCTGGATCTGTCGCAACTGGTGCAGCAGCAGCCGAGAAGCCGGCTCGCCGGCCAGATCCTGCTGAAAGGGCCGTACGCAGCCCCCGACGTCCGGGCCAGGCTCGACGATCCAACCTACAAGGCCTCGCTGACGGCCGATCTCGGCTGGATACGTCCGAAGACCGAGCGGCGGCTGGCGGTGCGCACTGCCGAGCTCAAGCGCGGCAACAGTACGCTGGCGCTGAAGGGCGAGTTCGGTTTCGAGCGTGAGGACTTCATTGCCGAGGCCCGGCTGAGCAACGTCAACCCGGCCGAATTTGCCGCCGTTCCGGCCGGCCGGATCAGTGGCCGCGTCGACGCCAAGGGCGCGCTCAAACCGGCACTGGCGGCGACGCTGCACTACGAGCTGGCGCAAAGCACCTTCAACAACCGGCCGCTGTCGGGCAAGGGCGAGCTGGCGTTGAGCGAAACGCGGCTCAAGCACGCCGACCTGTGGCTGGCGCTCGGCAGCAACCGGGTCGCCGCCAAGGGCGCACTCGGCGCCGCCGGCGACAAACTCGACCTGCAGCTCGGCCTGAACAACCTCGGCGAGATCGGCGCCGGCTTTGCCGGCCGGGTGCAGGGGACGGCCCAGTTGCTCGGCACCTTCAAGCGCCCGCTGATCAAGACCGCGCTCGAAGTGAACGCGCTGGCGACGCCGTTCGGCGTCAAGCTGGCGCGCGGCACGGTCGATGGCCAGCTCTATGCCGACCTGAACAGCCCGCTGCGTTTCGATGTTGCGCTGTCCGGGCTCGAGGGTTTCGACGCCAGGATCGCCCAGCTCAAGCTCGACGTCGACGGCACCCGCGGCGCGCACGCGATCCGGCTGGCCGCGGCCGGCCAGTACCGCGACGAGCCGATCGGACTCGATCTGGCCGCCAGCGGCGGGCTCGATCCGCAGTGGCAGTGGCGCGGCAAGCTCACCCGGCTGGACGGTCGGGCAATGCTGCCGATCGCCCTGCAGTCGCCGCTCGACGCGACCTTCGGCGCGGCCCGGGTCGAACTCGGGTCGACGAGCCTCGCGGTCGGCGAAAGCCGGCTGCGGCTCGGCCGGCTGAGCTGGCAGCCCGGCCGGCTCGACACCGACGGCGTGTTCGAGAAACTCGTCGTCGGCGAACTGCTCAAGCTCGGCCAGATCAAGACGGTGCAGGGCGATCTGGTGCTGAACGGCCAGTGGCGGCTGGCGCAGGGGGCAACGCTCGACGGCGAGCTTGCGCTGAACCGGGTCGGCGGCGACATCCGCGTGCCGGCGACCGAACGCAGCCCGGCGCAGCCGCTGCAGCTCGACCAGCTGGCGCTGCGCGTGCTGGCCCGGCAGTCGGCGCTGACGCTCGACGGACAGGTACGCAGCAGCCGTTTCGGCCAGATCGCGCTCAGCGGCGACAGCCGCGTCGATGCGCCGAACTGGCAGCTTGCGATGGGGGCGCCGCTGGCGCTGCGGGCGACCGGCAGGCTGCCCGACCTGGCCAAGATCTCGCCGCTGATCAGCGACAGCCTGCAGCTCAAGGGGGCGATCGACTTCGACGTCAGCCGCAGCGGCCCGGTTTCGCAGGGCGTGCTTGCCGGCAGCATCAACGGTGACGGGCTGTCGATCCGCGATGGCGCGACCGGCGTGTCGCTGCAGGACGGCAAGGTCAGGATCAGGCTGACGCAGAGTCAGGTGCTGCTCGACACGTTCACGTTCAAGGGCGGCAAGGGCGAACTGAGCGCGACCGGCCGCGTCGACCTGAACGACAGTGGTGCCGACGCCGCCGCGACGATCGTGGCGCGCCAGCTGACGCTGATCAACAAGCCGGACATGCTGCTCGTCGTCTCGGGCAAGGGCGATGTCCGCTACGGCAAGGAAGGGCTGTCGGTGAGCGGCAACCTCAAGGCCGATCACGGTGACATCCGCTACAGCTCGACCGACGTGCCGCACCTGTCGGACGATGTGGTGATCGTCGGGCAGAAGAAGGAAGCCGGCAAGCCGCTGCCGCTGGCGAACCTGCAGTTTGAGGTCGACCTCGGCGACGATTTCCGTTTCCGCGGCTACGGACTCGAGGCGCAGCTTTCGGGCCTGTTGCGGCTGAAGACGACGCCGAACCAGTCGCTGCAGGGCTTCGGTACCGTCAAGGTCGAGGAGGGTACCTACCGAGCCTACGGCCAGAAGCTGGCGATCGAACGCGGCATCGTGTCGTTCTCGGGGCAGCTCGACAATCCGGGACTCGACATCCTCGCGGTGCGCGAAGGGCTGTCGGTCGAGGCCGGCGTCCAGGTCAAGGGTTCCGCACTCAACCCGCGGGTGACGCTGTATTCGGATCCGGTCGTGCCGGACAACGAGAAACTCTCGTGGCTGCTGTTCGGCCACGGTACCGACAGCATGGACAAGGGTGATTCGGCCGTGCTGCTGCAGCTGCTGAACGCGGCGCTGTCGAGCGGCGAGCCGGGCCAGAGCTTCTCGGACGAGCTGCTCGGCAACCTCGGCATCGACGAGGTCGGTGTCGCGTCGGACACGATGGAGGACGGGACGACGACCCAGGTCGTCACCGTCAGCAAGCGGCTCAACCGCTGGCTGACCCTCGGGCTGGACAAGAGCGTCAACGGGCTCAGGGACGCGGTCCGCTTTACCGTGCAGATGTCGCGGCGCTGGTCCTTCGTCACCCGGGTCGGCACCGACGAGAGCACCTTCGACGCCAAGTATTCAATCAACTTCGATTCGATTTTCGGCGACGACAAGCCGGCGACGAAACAGGGCAACTAG
- a CDS encoding autotransporter assembly complex family protein: MSFLTRSALLSLVFAAGVAWADDGEPVSYQVQIDAPSDIEKLLERYLDLYRWRDEKKTTPDSLQLLVDRTPEEAASLLRTLGYFSAKITSKLVHEDGRYRATVSVDPGPLTRVRTIDFQLTGPITDDPDYYKRALERLEAGWALSEGDVFTQSAWSDTKQRVLNRILARRYLTAHIARSEVSVDPAVNTADITLVVDSGPAYVLGPVTIKGLQRYPERIVTNRIDLQEGGEYRRKDLADLQTDLQSMPQFGAAVVEAEPSPTPPYVAPVVVNLQEVPLNKLALSLGYSTNTGPRAEAQYYYNNLLDRGWVGGIRAKLDGDEQEGELSVDFPQFKSGYSHRAYVNYTSSTVEGLDTQTYKGGVFRTRKEDLIDRTLGIEYLRERRVNADDQIERPQALVAYYKWIRRDLDNRRDPKKGNILQLEGAGAVQGLATDESFVQLYGQGVQYWKVGTGDVAFIRLELGQNFTQDPSKVPTDYLFRAGGANSVRGYDYQSLGIVNGGTTEPGRVLATATMEYQHAVYKDWRAAVFVDYGDAADSWRSYDGQTGVGAGARWVSPVGVLGADLAYGIDAEQWRFYFSLGLTF, translated from the coding sequence ATGTCCTTCCTGACGCGTTCCGCCCTGTTGAGTCTTGTGTTTGCCGCGGGCGTTGCCTGGGCCGATGACGGCGAGCCGGTCAGCTATCAGGTCCAGATCGATGCGCCATCCGACATCGAGAAGCTGCTCGAACGCTACCTCGACCTGTACCGCTGGCGCGACGAGAAAAAGACCACGCCGGACAGCCTGCAACTGCTCGTCGACCGGACTCCGGAGGAGGCGGCCTCGCTGCTGCGCACGCTCGGCTACTTCTCGGCCAAGATCACCAGCAAGCTGGTGCACGAGGATGGACGCTACCGCGCGACGGTCAGCGTCGACCCGGGTCCGCTGACCCGGGTCCGCACGATCGACTTCCAGCTGACCGGCCCGATCACCGACGACCCCGACTATTACAAGCGCGCACTCGAGCGGCTCGAGGCCGGCTGGGCGCTGAGCGAGGGCGACGTGTTCACGCAGTCGGCGTGGTCGGACACCAAGCAGCGCGTACTCAACCGGATCCTTGCCCGCCGCTACCTGACCGCGCACATCGCCAGGAGCGAGGTCAGCGTCGATCCGGCAGTCAACACCGCCGACATCACGCTGGTCGTCGACAGCGGCCCGGCCTACGTGCTCGGGCCGGTGACGATCAAGGGGCTGCAGCGCTACCCGGAACGCATCGTCACGAACCGGATCGACCTGCAGGAAGGCGGCGAATACCGGCGCAAGGATCTGGCCGACCTGCAGACCGACCTGCAATCGATGCCGCAGTTCGGCGCCGCGGTGGTCGAGGCCGAGCCGTCGCCGACGCCGCCCTACGTTGCGCCGGTGGTGGTCAACCTGCAGGAAGTCCCGCTGAACAAGCTGGCACTGTCGCTCGGTTACAGCACCAATACCGGGCCCCGTGCCGAGGCGCAGTATTACTACAACAACCTGCTCGATCGCGGCTGGGTCGGCGGCATTCGCGCCAAGCTCGACGGCGACGAGCAGGAGGGCGAACTGTCGGTCGATTTTCCGCAGTTCAAGAGCGGCTATTCGCACCGCGCCTATGTCAACTACACCAGCAGCACCGTCGAGGGGCTCGATACCCAGACGTACAAGGGCGGCGTGTTCCGTACGCGCAAGGAAGACCTGATCGACCGCACGCTCGGGATCGAATACCTGCGCGAGCGCCGCGTCAACGCCGACGACCAGATCGAGCGGCCGCAGGCGCTGGTCGCCTACTACAAGTGGATACGCCGCGACCTTGACAACCGGCGCGATCCGAAGAAAGGCAACATCCTGCAGCTCGAGGGGGCCGGCGCGGTTCAAGGGCTGGCCACCGACGAGTCGTTTGTCCAGCTTTATGGCCAGGGCGTGCAGTACTGGAAGGTCGGTACCGGCGACGTCGCCTTCATCCGGCTCGAACTCGGGCAGAACTTCACCCAGGACCCGAGCAAGGTGCCGACCGACTACCTGTTCCGCGCCGGCGGCGCCAACAGCGTGCGCGGCTATGACTACCAGAGCCTCGGCATCGTCAATGGCGGGACGACCGAGCCGGGCCGCGTGCTGGCGACGGCGACCATGGAGTACCAGCATGCCGTCTACAAGGACTGGCGCGCGGCGGTGTTCGTCGACTATGGCGACGCCGCGGACAGCTGGCGCAGCTACGACGGCCAGACCGGCGTCGGCGCCGGTGCGCGCTGGGTCAGCCCGGTCGGCGTGCTCGGCGCCGACCTCGCCTACGGGATCGACGCCGAGCAGTGGCGTTTCTACTTTTCGCTCGGGTTGACGTTCTGA
- a CDS encoding chalcone isomerase family protein, with protein sequence MKKRAISLALTLALFATAAHALDVGGTTVPDKTEVAGQSLQLNGAGIRKKVVFDVYVASLYTAVKASDAAAVISASTPRRIELRMLREVSASTMHESFVDGLKDNVAAAELKRFAPQLDALDKVFREVKTVGKGDVIQLDVLPGQGTRVSVRGKAYPTIAGDDFASALLSIWLGKAPVQPGLKAQLLGAR encoded by the coding sequence ATGAAAAAACGCGCAATCTCGCTGGCCCTGACGCTGGCCCTGTTCGCCACAGCGGCCCATGCGCTCGACGTTGGCGGCACGACGGTGCCCGACAAGACCGAGGTGGCCGGACAGTCGCTGCAGCTGAACGGCGCCGGCATCCGCAAGAAGGTGGTGTTCGATGTCTACGTGGCGTCGCTCTATACGGCGGTCAAGGCCAGCGATGCGGCGGCGGTGATCAGCGCAAGCACGCCCCGGCGGATTGAGCTGCGCATGCTGCGCGAAGTGTCGGCCAGCACGATGCACGAATCGTTCGTCGACGGCCTGAAGGACAACGTCGCGGCGGCCGAGCTCAAGCGTTTTGCGCCGCAGCTCGACGCGCTCGACAAGGTGTTCCGCGAGGTCAAGACGGTCGGCAAGGGCGACGTGATCCAGCTCGACGTGCTGCCGGGGCAGGGGACGCGCGTTTCGGTGCGCGGCAAGGCCTACCCGACGATCGCCGGCGACGATTTCGCGTCGGCGCTGCTGTCGATCTGGCTGGGCAAGGCGCCGGTGCAGCCGGGGCTCAAGGCGCAGTTGCTCGGCGCGCGCTGA
- a CDS encoding acetyl-CoA C-acyltransferase produces MSKQIQEVYIVAATRTPVGKAPRGMMKNVRPDDMLAHVIKGAMAQVPGLDPARVDDVVVGCAMPEAEQGMNMARIGALLAGLPDTVGGITINRFCSSGINAVSMAADRIRVGEADVMIAAGAESMSMVPMMGNKIALNPEFFASNENMAIAFGMGLTAEKVAIQWNVSREDQDAFAVESHRRALAAIESGAFADEITPLDVTYRVPNLATGEVELVKKTLTTDEGPRRDTSLEGLAKLKTVFAAKGSVTAGNSSQMSDGAGALILVSEKVLKEYNLTPLAKFTTFAVKGVPPAIMGIGPKEAIPAALKQAGLTLNDLAWIELNEAFAAQALAVSRDLGLDMSRVNPNGGAIALGHPLGATGAIRAATLIHGLRRQGKPGAYGMVTMCIGTGMGAAGIIQVL; encoded by the coding sequence ATGAGCAAACAGATTCAGGAAGTCTATATCGTCGCCGCGACCCGCACGCCGGTCGGCAAGGCGCCGCGCGGCATGATGAAGAACGTGCGTCCGGACGACATGCTGGCGCACGTGATCAAGGGCGCGATGGCGCAGGTGCCAGGCCTCGACCCGGCGCGCGTCGACGATGTCGTCGTCGGTTGCGCGATGCCGGAAGCCGAGCAGGGCATGAACATGGCCCGGATCGGCGCCTTGCTCGCCGGCCTGCCGGACACCGTCGGCGGCATCACCATCAACCGCTTCTGCTCGTCGGGCATCAACGCCGTGTCGATGGCCGCCGACCGCATCCGCGTCGGTGAAGCCGACGTGATGATCGCCGCCGGTGCCGAGTCGATGTCGATGGTGCCGATGATGGGCAACAAGATCGCGCTGAACCCGGAGTTCTTCGCCAGCAACGAAAACATGGCGATCGCCTTCGGCATGGGCCTGACCGCCGAGAAGGTCGCCATCCAGTGGAATGTCAGCCGCGAGGATCAGGATGCATTCGCGGTCGAATCGCACCGCCGTGCGCTGGCCGCGATCGAATCGGGTGCGTTTGCCGATGAAATCACCCCGCTCGACGTGACCTACCGCGTGCCGAATCTGGCCACCGGCGAAGTCGAGCTGGTCAAGAAGACGCTGACCACTGACGAAGGCCCGCGCCGCGATACCAGCCTGGAAGGTCTGGCCAAGCTCAAGACGGTATTCGCCGCCAAGGGCTCGGTCACTGCCGGCAACAGCTCGCAGATGTCCGACGGCGCCGGTGCGCTGATTCTGGTGTCGGAAAAGGTGCTGAAGGAATACAACCTGACCCCGCTGGCCAAGTTCACGACCTTCGCGGTCAAGGGCGTGCCGCCGGCGATCATGGGCATCGGCCCGAAGGAAGCGATTCCGGCCGCACTGAAGCAGGCCGGCCTGACGCTGAACGACCTGGCGTGGATCGAGCTGAACGAAGCCTTTGCCGCGCAGGCGCTGGCCGTCAGCCGCGATCTGGGGCTGGACATGAGCCGCGTGAACCCGAACGGCGGGGCGATTGCGCTCGGCCACCCGCTCGGCGCCACCGGTGCGATCCGCGCCGCAACGCTAATCCACGGCCTGCGCCGCCAGGGCAAGCCGGGTGCCTACGGCATGGTGACGATGTGCATCGGCACCGGCATGGGCGCCGCCGGCATCATCCAGGTGCTTTGA
- a CDS encoding 3-hydroxyacyl-CoA dehydrogenase/enoyl-CoA hydratase family protein, translated as MSNVSQKQIRKVAVLGAGVMGAQIAAHLANAGIETVLFDLPAKEGPANGIVLKAIDNLKKLRPAPLMSAMRADLIDAANYGSDLAKLGDCDLVIEAIAERLDWKLDLYAKIAPHLAPHAILATNTSGLSIQKLADGVPGELKSRFCGIHFFNPPRYMYLVELIPTAGTETAELDALETFLVTRLGKGVVRAKDTPNFIANRIGVFSMLATIHHAEQFGIRFDVVDDLTGPRMGRPKSATFRTADVVGLDTFAHVVKTMTDNLPDDPWAAYYNSPAWLTALIGQGALGQKTRAGIYKKEGRDLFVLDPKAGQYVPSGQKGSDEVKAILKLEDPAAKVKALRESAHPEAQFLWACLRDVWHYVATLLDGIADSARDIDFAIRWGFGWKQGPFELWQAAGWKAVAEAVSADIAAGKSMASTPLPAWVAQREGVHAPEGSYSAAQDKLVGRSTLPVYGRQLYPPQLVGDAEPNYGETVFENDSVRMWLPPAATDVPVLSFKTKAHCIGAGVLAGVQEAIRIAEARFQGLVLWHPDAPFSVGADLASMGPAFMTGDFDAIENMVAEFQRASMAIKYAKVPVVGAAQGYAFGGGCEFLMHCARVVAAVETYIGLVEVGVGLLPAGGGCKEFALRASREAKGGDILGVLKDYYLAMAMAKVGTSAEEGQQIGYLRESDIVLFNSNELLFVAQAQVRALAATGYRAPVKPKAFPVAGRTGAATIKGQLVNMLEGGFISKYDYHIGVQIAEVVTGGDVEAGTLVNEEWILKLERERFMGLLKKGKTQERIMYMLENNKPLRN; from the coding sequence ATGTCTAACGTATCGCAGAAACAGATCCGCAAGGTCGCGGTGCTCGGCGCCGGCGTCATGGGGGCGCAGATTGCCGCCCATCTCGCCAACGCAGGGATCGAGACCGTGCTCTTCGATCTGCCGGCCAAGGAAGGCCCGGCCAACGGCATCGTGCTCAAGGCCATCGACAACCTGAAGAAGCTCAGGCCCGCGCCGCTGATGTCGGCGATGCGCGCCGACCTGATCGACGCCGCCAACTACGGCAGCGATCTGGCCAAGCTGGGCGACTGTGACCTGGTGATCGAAGCAATCGCCGAACGCCTGGACTGGAAACTCGATCTGTACGCGAAGATCGCACCGCATCTGGCACCGCACGCGATTCTCGCGACCAATACCTCCGGCCTGTCGATCCAGAAACTGGCCGATGGCGTGCCGGGTGAACTGAAGTCCCGCTTCTGCGGCATCCACTTCTTCAACCCGCCGCGCTACATGTACCTCGTGGAGCTGATCCCGACCGCCGGCACCGAAACCGCCGAGCTCGACGCGCTGGAGACCTTCCTGGTCACCCGTCTGGGCAAGGGCGTCGTGCGCGCCAAGGACACCCCGAACTTCATCGCCAACCGCATCGGCGTGTTCTCGATGCTGGCGACGATCCACCACGCCGAACAGTTCGGCATCCGATTCGACGTCGTCGACGACCTGACCGGCCCGCGCATGGGCCGGCCGAAGTCGGCGACCTTCCGCACCGCCGACGTCGTCGGTCTGGATACCTTCGCGCACGTCGTCAAGACCATGACCGACAACCTGCCGGATGATCCTTGGGCGGCGTATTACAACAGCCCGGCGTGGCTGACCGCGCTGATCGGACAGGGCGCGCTGGGCCAGAAGACCCGCGCCGGCATCTACAAGAAGGAAGGCCGCGACCTCTTCGTGCTCGACCCGAAGGCGGGCCAGTACGTGCCGTCCGGCCAGAAGGGCAGCGACGAGGTCAAGGCGATCCTCAAGCTCGAGGACCCGGCGGCCAAGGTCAAGGCGCTGCGCGAGTCGGCGCATCCGGAAGCGCAGTTCCTCTGGGCCTGCCTGCGCGATGTGTGGCACTACGTGGCCACCCTGCTGGACGGCATCGCCGATTCGGCCCGCGACATCGATTTCGCAATCCGCTGGGGCTTCGGCTGGAAGCAGGGTCCGTTCGAGCTGTGGCAGGCCGCCGGCTGGAAGGCCGTGGCCGAAGCGGTGAGCGCCGACATCGCCGCCGGCAAGAGCATGGCGTCGACGCCGCTGCCGGCCTGGGTCGCCCAGCGTGAAGGCGTGCACGCGCCGGAAGGCAGCTACAGCGCCGCGCAGGACAAGCTGGTCGGCCGCTCGACCCTGCCGGTCTACGGCCGCCAGCTCTATCCGCCGCAACTCGTCGGCGACGCCGAGCCGAACTACGGCGAGACCGTGTTCGAGAACGACAGCGTCCGCATGTGGCTGCCGCCGGCAGCGACCGACGTGCCGGTGCTGTCGTTCAAGACCAAGGCGCACTGCATCGGCGCCGGCGTGCTTGCCGGCGTGCAGGAAGCGATCCGCATCGCCGAAGCGCGCTTCCAGGGGCTGGTGCTCTGGCACCCGGACGCGCCGTTCTCGGTCGGCGCCGATCTGGCCAGCATGGGCCCGGCGTTCATGACTGGCGACTTCGACGCGATCGAAAACATGGTCGCCGAATTCCAGCGTGCGTCGATGGCGATCAAGTACGCCAAGGTGCCGGTGGTCGGTGCGGCGCAGGGCTACGCCTTCGGTGGCGGCTGCGAGTTCCTGATGCACTGCGCGCGGGTCGTTGCAGCGGTCGAAACCTATATCGGCCTCGTCGAAGTCGGCGTCGGCCTGCTGCCGGCCGGTGGCGGCTGCAAGGAGTTCGCGCTGCGCGCCAGCCGCGAAGCCAAGGGTGGCGACATCCTCGGCGTACTCAAGGACTACTACCTGGCAATGGCGATGGCCAAGGTCGGCACCAGTGCCGAGGAAGGCCAGCAGATCGGTTACCTGCGCGAGTCGGACATCGTGCTGTTCAACAGCAACGAGCTGCTGTTCGTTGCGCAGGCGCAGGTCCGCGCGCTGGCCGCCACCGGCTACCGTGCACCGGTGAAGCCCAAGGCGTTCCCGGTCGCCGGCCGTACCGGTGCCGCGACGATCAAGGGCCAGCTGGTGAACATGCTCGAGGGCGGCTTCATCTCCAAGTACGACTACCACATCGGCGTGCAGATCGCCGAAGTCGTGACCGGCGGCGATGTCGAGGCCGGCACGCTGGTCAACGAGGAGTGGATTCTCAAGCTGGAGCGCGAGCGCTTCATGGGCCTGCTGAAGAAGGGCAAGACCCAGGAACGCATCATGTACATGCTGGAGAACAATAAACCTCTCCGGAACTGA